Proteins from one Niallia circulans genomic window:
- a CDS encoding suppressor of fused domain protein, translating to MTNYGELYYDHYNKYLGNSVDREVFRNNEEMPSIQVLKYENVFEECLVYNTLGLSKYDEIVGDNVEVSIVVDGAFNSTGYILANALFYCIGQQIEIGRGVAISGIENIDKKFVEKYSKSALYFTDPFAFPEEYNTVRTENNDRDGRMLLAFFISQSEYEYFVEHGTEKFEDMLEERD from the coding sequence ATGACTAACTATGGAGAACTTTATTACGATCATTACAATAAATATTTAGGCAATTCAGTTGATCGAGAAGTCTTTCGAAATAATGAAGAAATGCCTAGTATACAGGTTTTAAAATACGAAAATGTATTTGAGGAATGTTTAGTTTATAATACACTTGGATTAAGCAAATATGATGAAATAGTAGGTGACAATGTAGAAGTTTCTATAGTAGTTGATGGAGCCTTTAATAGTACAGGTTATATTCTTGCTAATGCACTATTTTACTGTATTGGGCAACAAATAGAGATTGGGAGAGGAGTAGCGATAAGCGGAATAGAAAATATCGATAAAAAGTTTGTTGAAAAATATAGTAAAAGCGCACTTTACTTTACTGACCCATTTGCTTTTCCTGAGGAATATAACACGGTTCGCACTGAGAACAATGACAGAGATGGTAGAATGCTGTTAGCATTTTTTATTTCTCAATCGGAATATGAATATTTCGTAGAGCATGGAACAGAGAAGTTTGAGGATATGTTGGAAGAAAGGGACTAA
- a CDS encoding deaminase domain-containing protein has protein sequence MKILDASSLQDAMEQRAKHYDKLRDQFTSLKRAFQEMIDLDDFEGKGAEAIKGFYQGQIEVVEAWQRLFDRQIAFFEGVSGKLEDKDLGSNSRVETAFLEEDLAQKERQADEMITEQRRALENIFRDIDDLVPLHPFSRSQFDDLMMDASKKRTKTIDAVEEADQELKDEYMSSEGEEAYAIQLFSALLGATKQGSSISPIQFDAEAYHQSDIYKLKGEAEEATISYLTYKQQEQEAREIAERPAVEKVWDGVKTFVGEFTGYYDYKRAVEGVDPVTGEKMSTAQRIAAGGMALAGFIPIVGWAGRAVKGGKGIYSAAKGINAAENAMSTYKSVQAFSTLEKTEMGIYGLLSANGLSEYTTGKDMFGNELTAEQRQASLTQSIFAGLPFVPGMAKEAGKLGQQALNSTVQIGKQGADVSRAFMDDLGRSLNTGPNVAFAGGGGDVGSYLKAESRADGVGKVSGDKESYLSMLSGGSGDVVKGTGKVYPTRQIDSVTEAHIIDRLKELRGNLSSKYKKSGNFALAEVDVNSLNKKEFYASSKIDEFKGDLEEKVPEISLKPNEPIFEASLAPGKDGKPFMRDSDTEYKILNDIALKLGDDVNATGKIKLFTELDTCDSCSKVIAEFANKYKNIELEVIHNNGERLKP, from the coding sequence GTGAAAATATTAGATGCTTCAAGTTTACAAGACGCAATGGAACAGAGGGCGAAGCATTATGATAAGCTTCGCGACCAATTTACATCATTAAAGAGGGCCTTTCAGGAAATGATTGATTTAGACGACTTTGAAGGCAAAGGAGCAGAAGCAATCAAAGGCTTCTATCAAGGCCAAATCGAAGTCGTCGAGGCCTGGCAGCGTTTATTTGACAGACAAATTGCCTTTTTTGAAGGCGTCAGCGGCAAGCTGGAGGACAAGGATTTAGGCAGCAACTCAAGAGTTGAAACTGCCTTTCTTGAAGAGGATCTCGCTCAAAAGGAACGACAGGCAGACGAGATGATAACAGAGCAAAGACGAGCTCTGGAGAATATCTTTCGTGATATTGACGATCTAGTCCCATTACATCCCTTCTCCCGCAGTCAATTCGACGACTTAATGATGGATGCCAGCAAAAAGCGAACAAAAACAATCGATGCAGTAGAAGAAGCCGATCAGGAGCTGAAGGACGAGTATATGTCTTCAGAGGGAGAGGAAGCCTATGCCATTCAGCTGTTTAGCGCCTTACTTGGCGCAACAAAGCAAGGCAGCAGCATTTCACCAATCCAGTTTGACGCAGAAGCCTATCATCAAAGCGATATCTACAAGCTGAAGGGAGAGGCAGAAGAAGCCACCATCAGCTACCTTACATACAAGCAGCAAGAACAAGAAGCAAGAGAAATCGCCGAACGCCCTGCAGTCGAAAAGGTGTGGGATGGAGTAAAAACCTTTGTCGGGGAATTCACCGGCTACTATGACTACAAGCGAGCGGTTGAAGGAGTCGACCCCGTCACAGGCGAAAAGATGTCAACCGCACAGCGCATCGCAGCAGGAGGCATGGCATTAGCCGGCTTCATCCCAATCGTCGGCTGGGCAGGCAGAGCCGTCAAAGGCGGCAAAGGCATCTATTCAGCCGCAAAAGGAATCAACGCAGCCGAAAATGCAATGAGCACCTACAAAAGCGTGCAAGCCTTCAGCACCCTAGAAAAAACCGAAATGGGCATCTACGGCCTCCTATCCGCCAACGGTCTATCCGAATACACAACAGGCAAAGACATGTTCGGCAACGAACTCACAGCCGAACAACGCCAAGCAAGCCTAACCCAAAGCATCTTCGCCGGCCTTCCATTTGTCCCAGGCATGGCTAAAGAAGCAGGCAAACTCGGCCAACAAGCACTGAACTCAACCGTACAGATTGGCAAGCAAGGAGCAGATGTTTCAAGAGCATTTATGGATGATCTTGGACGGAGCCTTAATACTGGTCCTAATGTGGCGTTTGCTGGTGGGGGTGGTGATGTGGGGTCTTACTTGAAGGCTGAGAGTAGGGCTGATGGTGTTGGGAAGGTTAGTGGGGATAAAGAAAGTTATTTGAGTATGTTGAGTGGTGGTAGTGGGGATGTTGTTAAGGGTACGGGTAAAGTATATCCAACTAGACAAATAGATTCAGTAACAGAAGCACATATAATTGATAGATTGAAGGAACTAAGAGGGAATTTATCGAGTAAATATAAGAAGTCTGGTAATTTTGCTCTTGCAGAGGTGGATGTTAATAGTTTAAATAAAAAGGAGTTTTATGCTTCGAGTAAAATAGATGAATTTAAAGGGGATTTAGAAGAAAAAGTTCCTGAAATTTCATTAAAACCAAATGAGCCAATTTTTGAGGCATCTCTAGCACCTGGTAAAGATGGAAAACCTTTTATGCGAGATTCTGACACTGAGTATAAGATTTTGAATGATATTGCTTTAAAACTGGGTGATGATGTAAATGCTACTGGTAAAATTAAGTTATTCACAGAACTAGATACGTGTGACAGTTGTAGCAAAGTAATAGCTGAATTTGCTAATAAATATAAGAATATTGAATTGGAAGTTATTCACAATAACGGTGAAAGACTTAAACCATAA
- a CDS encoding GH-E family nuclease — translation MICPTCGKDIPDSITINTKNGPVKRIGYDLDHYPDTWAERIVSMKAGEIQPNRKEVLDEYNSRLRVQCHECNISHAFEGIEGTYKGAKKDD, via the coding sequence ATGATTTGTCCTACTTGTGGAAAAGACATTCCAGATAGTATTACCATTAACACTAAAAATGGACCCGTAAAAAGAATTGGATATGACTTAGACCACTATCCAGATACTTGGGCAGAAAGAATTGTAAGTATGAAAGCAGGAGAAATTCAACCAAATAGAAAAGAAGTGTTAGATGAGTACAATAGTCGATTAAGAGTTCAATGTCATGAATGTAATATAAGCCATGCATTCGAAGGAATAGAAGGAACTTATAAAGGAGCAAAAAAAGATGACTAA
- a CDS encoding antitoxin YezG family protein has translation MEQRLNDLYRKIAETVNEMIPEQWERFYYYAQISEDGGGTYFFYQPSTNPRLNVYSLEIPFKYQVDEKSFKLNKRKLFSLSEEMREVFKNEEQELWYSFTLKLESTGQLNVHFDYTDWFDTEYSFSDQMIIWKNKYLGEVPDNENNKAIIDKYYFEFPNDPI, from the coding sequence TTGGAACAAAGATTGAATGATTTATATAGAAAGATAGCTGAAACCGTTAATGAAATGATACCAGAACAGTGGGAGAGATTTTACTATTATGCTCAAATTTCAGAAGATGGTGGGGGTACTTACTTCTTTTATCAGCCTTCAACCAATCCAAGATTGAATGTATATAGCCTTGAAATTCCTTTTAAATATCAAGTAGACGAAAAATCATTCAAATTAAATAAAAGAAAGCTATTTTCTTTATCGGAAGAAATGAGAGAAGTTTTTAAAAACGAGGAGCAAGAACTTTGGTACTCTTTTACTCTAAAATTAGAGAGTACAGGCCAATTAAATGTGCATTTTGACTATACAGATTGGTTTGATACAGAATATAGTTTCAGTGACCAAATGATTATTTGGAAAAATAAATACTTAGGTGAAGTACCAGACAATGAAAATAATAAAGCTATAATTGATAAGTATTATTTTGAATTTCCAAATGACCCTATTTAA
- a CDS encoding ankyrin repeat domain-containing protein produces the protein MEQKSINKAIRNAIKMGDINEVKQLIGDDNEILNAMTSFGTWLHVAAKRGHLEIVEYLISKGIDIDAKGGTFDASALNLAAGEGHMEIVKYLIENGAELDVSLAKRNPLFGAIYGGHKEVAEFLVEKGIDISIRYTGENIKNMDAYEYARQFGQTEIAEYLKQKMEEKE, from the coding sequence TTGGAACAAAAAAGTATAAACAAAGCAATAAGGAATGCAATTAAAATGGGTGATATCAATGAAGTAAAACAATTAATAGGTGATGATAATGAAATTTTAAATGCCATGACTTCATTTGGTACGTGGTTACATGTAGCTGCCAAGAGAGGACACCTTGAAATAGTTGAGTATCTAATTAGTAAAGGTATAGATATTGATGCTAAAGGTGGTACCTTTGATGCTTCTGCATTAAATTTGGCAGCAGGAGAGGGGCATATGGAGATAGTAAAGTATTTAATTGAGAATGGTGCAGAATTAGATGTAAGCTTAGCAAAAAGAAATCCGTTATTTGGAGCAATTTATGGCGGGCATAAAGAAGTAGCTGAGTTTCTAGTTGAAAAAGGAATAGATATTTCAATTAGATATACTGGAGAGAATATTAAGAATATGGATGCATATGAATACGCTAGACAATTTGGGCAAACAGAAATCGCTGAATATTTAAAGCAGAAGATGGAGGAAAAAGAATAA
- a CDS encoding glycoside hydrolase domain-containing protein, with translation MARGFDCATKLNITTASALKKAGFAYTARYLGNSWKTFDAAEARAIRNAGLKLVSIFQKSANRSSYFTEEQGRQDGRDAVKAAQNVGQPAGTAIYFAVDFDAGKSAIPHILAYFNGVRKTFHTYKLGIYGSYTVMLAVKGLADYYWQTYAWSYGKVADFIHMHQYENNIKVAGVLIDRNDIRKNPGDWGWTIKESEVPIFEVKTETGAYMTAADAKQGKNKKGIIKKGSYFLFNQSAGMVNVTKQKGVPGSWINPEASEGAKYHIVIKGESLTKIAQKYGTSLKALQKLNPQIKNIHLIYPNQKIQVK, from the coding sequence ATGGCAAGAGGGTTTGATTGTGCGACAAAGCTAAATATAACAACAGCAAGTGCTTTAAAGAAAGCAGGGTTTGCTTATACAGCCCGCTATCTTGGAAACAGCTGGAAGACCTTTGATGCTGCCGAGGCAAGGGCGATAAGGAACGCTGGCTTAAAGCTAGTCAGTATTTTTCAAAAAAGCGCCAACAGGTCATCCTATTTTACAGAGGAGCAAGGAAGACAGGACGGAAGGGATGCAGTGAAAGCAGCACAAAATGTCGGCCAGCCAGCAGGAACAGCCATTTATTTCGCAGTTGACTTCGATGCAGGCAAAAGCGCAATCCCACATATTCTTGCGTATTTCAACGGTGTGCGTAAAACCTTTCATACGTATAAGCTAGGAATCTACGGCTCATATACAGTTATGCTTGCGGTCAAGGGACTGGCCGATTATTATTGGCAGACATATGCATGGTCATATGGGAAGGTTGCTGATTTCATCCATATGCACCAGTATGAAAACAATATTAAAGTCGCAGGGGTCCTTATTGACAGAAATGATATCCGCAAAAATCCAGGCGATTGGGGCTGGACAATCAAGGAATCTGAAGTGCCAATCTTTGAGGTGAAAACCGAGACAGGAGCCTATATGACAGCCGCAGATGCAAAGCAAGGCAAAAATAAAAAAGGCATTATAAAGAAGGGAAGCTACTTCCTCTTTAATCAATCAGCAGGAATGGTAAATGTGACAAAACAAAAGGGTGTACCAGGCTCGTGGATTAATCCTGAGGCAAGTGAGGGAGCAAAATACCATATCGTCATAAAAGGCGAAAGCCTCACTAAAATTGCGCAAAAATACGGCACAAGCCTCAAAGCCCTCCAAAAGCTTAATCCACAAATCAAAAATATCCATCTAATCTATCCAAACCAAAAGATCCAGGTCAAATAG
- a CDS encoding YkvA family protein has translation MEKNKEELEVKLEDAGKHFSEEKFWGKLTKFAKKAGASVVYAVLLLYFTLKKPDVPVRAKTTIIGALGYFILPVDLIPDMAVGIGFTDDLGALGIALIQVAMYIDEDTKQKAKQKLANWFGDNVSTQEIDAKIGG, from the coding sequence ATGGAGAAGAACAAGGAAGAGCTTGAGGTGAAGCTGGAGGACGCGGGAAAGCATTTTTCCGAGGAAAAGTTTTGGGGTAAGCTTACGAAGTTCGCGAAAAAGGCAGGTGCCTCTGTCGTGTATGCCGTCCTGCTTTTGTATTTCACGTTAAAGAAGCCAGATGTGCCAGTAAGGGCAAAAACAACCATTATTGGAGCATTAGGTTATTTCATTCTTCCCGTTGATTTAATTCCAGATATGGCAGTCGGCATCGGCTTTACAGATGATCTCGGAGCATTAGGAATTGCATTGATCCAAGTAGCCATGTATATAGATGAAGATACGAAACAAAAGGCAAAACAGAAATTAGCAAATTGGTTTGGAGATAATGTGAGTACGCAAGAGATTGATGCGAAAATCGGCGGCTAA
- a CDS encoding AHH domain-containing protein — MAKEAGKLGQQALNSTVQIGKQGADVSRAFMDDLGRSLNTGPNVAFAGGVGDVNSYLKAESRADGVGMVSGDKESYLSMLSGGSGDVVKGTGKTVSDYFDDIIVNGKVDANKMNKLKNAIQNNTFSVDELTEIRKRMSELGITKEYDEALIKMDFGKYLRGLIGDPPSAMINPHAHHILFKKGLGQKQQELVREGQEILRRYGIDPIIGEENLVWAPNAVVGQHSLDALEEVVNRLRAVESEGGDLDDIVETLEELGVLASRR; from the coding sequence ATGGCAAAAGAAGCAGGCAAACTCGGCCAACAAGCCCTGAACTCAACCGTACAGATCGGCAAGCAAGGAGCGGACGTTTCAAGAGCGTTTATGGATGATCTTGGACGGAGCCTTAATACTGGTCCTAATGTGGCCTTTGCGGGTGGGGTTGGTGATGTGAATTCCTACTTGAAGGCTGAGAGTAGGGCTGATGGTGTTGGGATGGTTAGTGGGGATAAAGAAAGTTATTTGAGTATGTTGAGTGGTGGTAGTGGGGATGTTGTTAAGGGTACGGGTAAAACTGTAAGTGATTATTTTGATGATATAATTGTGAACGGTAAAGTAGATGCCAATAAGATGAATAAGCTTAAAAATGCTATACAGAATAATACTTTTAGTGTAGATGAGCTGACTGAGATTAGAAAAAGGATGTCTGAATTAGGCATTACTAAAGAATATGATGAAGCATTAATTAAAATGGATTTTGGTAAGTATCTCAGAGGACTAATAGGTGACCCACCTTCTGCTATGATAAATCCTCATGCACATCATATTTTATTTAAAAAAGGTCTTGGTCAGAAGCAACAAGAACTGGTTCGAGAAGGTCAGGAAATATTAAGAAGGTATGGAATAGATCCAATTATTGGGGAGGAAAACCTTGTTTGGGCACCAAATGCCGTAGTAGGACAACATAGTCTTGATGCTTTAGAGGAAGTAGTGAATCGGTTAAGGGCTGTTGAATCTGAGGGTGGTGACCTTGACGATATTGTTGAAACTCTTGAAGAATTAGGTGTATTAGCTAGTAGAAGATAA
- a CDS encoding Imm3 family immunity protein has translation MEDWEYNEIFEAINEDYNDYLKLNRGHEYAIARTVNDYINLGKIEDFIVDTAIGEILLSKNKVFIGYVEGITKRLSMFKELDATSELTHEENADLTNRIEKVLDGLSKVEIDYNPYSE, from the coding sequence TTGGAAGACTGGGAATATAATGAAATATTTGAGGCTATTAATGAAGACTACAATGATTATTTAAAATTAAATAGAGGACATGAATATGCAATAGCAAGAACTGTTAATGATTATATAAATCTAGGAAAGATAGAAGACTTTATTGTTGATACTGCTATAGGTGAAATATTGTTATCCAAAAATAAGGTCTTTATTGGATATGTTGAAGGGATAACAAAGAGATTAAGTATGTTTAAAGAATTAGATGCTACAAGTGAACTGACACATGAAGAAAATGCAGACTTGACTAATAGAATAGAGAAAGTACTAGATGGTCTTAGCAAGGTTGAGATAGATTATAACCCTTATTCCGAGTAG